A region of the Neomicrococcus lactis genome:
CCAGGACGCCATCAAGAAGGGCTTCGAGCACATGGAGCGCGATGCCGCAGCGGCCGGCAAGACCGTGGATGAGATCGTCTGGGCCGTTCCTTACTTGCCGATCGACCCTAAGGACATCGGACGTAGCTACGAAGCAGTGATCCGTGTGAACAGCCAGTCCGGCAAGGGCGGCGTGGCGTACTTGCTCAAGAACGAACACCAGCTGGACTTGCCACGTCGTGCGCAGATCGAGTTCTCCTCCGTAGTGCAGCGCCGTGCTGATGCCGAAGGCGGAGAAATCTCCGGCAGCGAACTCTGGGGCATCTTCAAGGATGAGTACTTGCCATCCGCTGATGCTGACGCGCAGTGGGGCACGTACCGCCTCGGCGGCGTGAAGACGGACACGGGAGAAAACGGCGAGTTCGAGCTCTCTGTGAAGCTGTTCGTCAATGGCGAAGAGTCCGTTCGCACCGCCACGGGCAACGGTCCTATCAGCGCATTCGTGAATATCCTGACGGAAGACGGCGTGGACATTCGTGTCCTTGACTACTCCGAGCACGCACTCAGCCAGGGCGGAACCGCACAGGCTGCCGCATACATTGAGGCAGCTGTGGGCGAGCGCGTCCTGTGGGGTGTTGGTATCGACACGAACACGGGGACTGCTTCTTTGAACGCCGTCATCTCTGCGGTGAACCGCGCGCTTCGCGAATCCGCTTCCACGGCATCGTCGAAGTAAGTAAGGGCCGTACCGCCCTCAGTGACCACCTCTGTAATGTCTCGCAACGCGTCCTTCGCGGCACGCTCTTATCGAACCCACGGGATTGTGCTTCGCACCTACAAGTTAGGCGAAGCTGATCGCATCATTGTGATGCTCAGTCCCGAGTATGGGCAGATTAGGGCCGTCGCGAAGGGCGTGCGGCGGACATCCTCCAAGCTGGGAGCAACGCTAGAACCGTTCATGCTGGTGGACGCGCAGATTGTGCATGGCCGGACACTGGATATCATCACTCAAGCGCAGCTTCAGCGGCCCTACGGTCAGTTGATAGCCGCGGATTACACTCTCTTTACGACGGCGAACGTCATGGCCGAGACCGCCGAGCGTCTGACCCAGACTGACGACGAATCCTCTGCGGTCCAGTACCGGCTCTTCCACGGCGCCTTGGCCGCCTTGTCTCGAAACCAGCACAATCCTTCACGCGTGTTGGACTCTTATCTTTTGCGTGCGCTTGCCGCCGAAGGCTGGGCGCCGAACTTCTCCGAATGCGTCAAGTGCGGACGCCCTGGACCGCATGCTTCCGTCAACATCGTGTTGGGCGGCAGCGTCTGTGTAGATTGCAAGCCATCCGGTTCGTTGTCTCCTGGTCCATCCGCGGTAATGCTGCTCGCGGCGCTCTTGGCCGGCGACTGGGATCTGATTGACGCAGCGGACATGGCTGACCAACGAGCTGCCTCCGGAATCGTCACAGGTTACGTACAATGGCACCTCGAACGCGCACTGACGTCGATGCGTCATATTGAAAGGACCACCTGAGTGACCGGCACCTACCAAGCTCCTTATACGCATCCTTCGGGTGCGACGGTGCCGAAGATGGATCCACGCTTCGTACCTCAGCACGTGGCAATTGTTATGGACGGCAACGGTCGTTGGGCTAATCAGCGCGGCTTGCCACGCACCGAGGGTCACCGCGCCGGCGAGGCCGCTTTGCTCGACGTCATGGCCGGTGCCGTGGAAATGGGCATCAAGTATGTCTCCGTCTACGCGTTCTCCACCGAAAACTGGAAGCGCAGCCCTGAAGAAGTCCGTTTCCTCATGGGCTTCTCCCGAGACGTCTTGCGACGCCAGCGCGACACCTTGAATTCGTGGGGCGTCAAAATTCGATGGGCTGGTCGCAAGCCGCGCTTGTGGTCCAGCGTCGTCAAAGAACTGCAAGACGCTGAGAAGCTGACCGCAAACAACACCGGCACGCAGCTGACGATGTGCGTGAACTACGGCGGACGGGCCGAGATCGCCGATGCCATCTCCAAGCTGGCCGAAGACGTCAAACGTGGAAAGCTGTCTCCCAACGGCATCACCGAACGCACGCTAAACCGATACTTGTACGCGCCCGAAATGCCGGACGTCGATTTGTTCTTGCGAACCTCGGGGGAGCAGCGCACTTCCAACTTCCTGCTGTGGCAGTCGGCTTACGCCGAAATGGTGTTCATGGACGTGCTGTGGCCAGACGTTGACCGCACCACACTCTGGGCGGCCGTGGAACAGTACGCTCAGCGCGACCGTCGCTACGGCGGGGCCGTTGACCAGGCGAGCCAAAGCTAGCGTAGGTAGCCGTCCGCCCACCTCGTGATTTCTTCATAGGCGCTTTCTCGAACGAGAGCGGTTGAGCTGAAGATGTCATGCATGCCGTCAGAGATACGCACCACCGTCACCCTGCGGCCGAGGCTGAGCACCCGTTTGAGGTTCACGTCCACATCCAGCACCGAATCCGCTGACATCATTTCGGGGACAAAACTGAGCCCCAGCTTGGACCGCTCCGCGTAGAGCGCCAAGATGGGCACCTCAATATTGAGACCTTTACTGACGAGCGTGTGCCCGTTGAGAATCGCCAAGAGCCACCCTGCTCGAATGGGGAAAGCCAAGCGCGGTCGCCAAAGTGGATGAAGGTCCCATTCACCTTCTGCTTCTTTACTCAAGGAACGCCAATAGTGGTCCACTTCGGGAAGTTTCACGAGCTGCCGCGGATTCCTCCGCGCTAGGGGAGTCAGCACGGAGGCCACAGTGTTTCGCAGGGGACTGGAGCCATAGAACTCGAGCCATGGCGAGTTGAGGATCAAGGCTTTAAAGATCTCTGGATGTCGCGAAGCAAAGAGCGAAAGCACTAGTCCACCGGTCGAATGCGCCATGCCAACGATTTCCACCGATCCTTGGTCCGCGAGACTCTCACGAATGGCGGATATGGCTGCGCTCAGATCCTCGTCGTACTCGCTGAGGTCCGTGATGAAGCCGGGCGTGGACCACTCCCGCAGACTCCTTCCAAAACGGCGCAAGTCCAGCGCGAAGAAGTGATAGCCACGCGCATGCCAGTATTCGGCGAGCCGCCGGTGGTAGAAGTAGTCGCTCCATCCATGGATGTACAGAACCGCCTGTACACGTGTGGAGTCCGTCTCTTGCGGTGCGTCCGGACGGTACCGGACGATCGTTGCGGAAACCGGGCCTTCGTCGTCGTCCTGAAAATGCAGTGAACTGTACTCAAAATCCTCACCCAAAATATCGGGGCGCCATTCGCCCGCAAGAGTGTCTGCGGCAAAGCTTCCGCCGACAACCTCCTCAGGAACGGAGTTTGCATCACTGGAATCTGACATACGTTGAGCCTACTGGCGACGGCAACGTATTTGGATGCATTCGGGCCCGCTGGAAGAATACAGAGCATGCGTTTTTATCCCACGTTCTTCAAAGTTTTCTTTTCCGGCATGGATCCTGAAAAGGCTCACCACGTGGGATTCTCCATGGTCCGCGCAGCAGAGAAAGCTGGCGCTTCAGCAGTGCTGCGCCGCCTGACCTCACCAGACCAGTCCCTCGAGCGCACCGTCATGGGCCTGCGATTCCCGTCGCCTTTCGGGTTGGCCGCCGGCTTCGACAAAGAAGGACACGGAACCACCGCCTTGTGCGATCTCGGTTTCGGCCACATCGAGGTAGGCACCGTGACCGCTATTGCGCAGCCGGGTAACCCACAGCCACGACTCTTCCGCCTCGTCGAAGACAAAGCCGTCATAAACCGCATGGGTTTCAACAATCCAGGTGCCGTCGCTGTAGCCCCGCGCATCAAAGAGTCCCTCAAGCACCTCTCACGCCGTTTCGGGGGAACCCGCCCCATCATCGGCATCAACATTGGCAAGAGCAAGGTGGTGGAGCTCGAGGACGCCGTAGAAGATTACCGCCAGAGCACTCGCACTCTCGCTCCGCTCGCCGACTACATGGTGGTGAATGTTTCGTCGCCGAACACTCCCGGTCTTCGCCTCTTGCAGTCCGTGGAAAGCTTGCGTCCCATTCTCGATGCTGTGCGCGAGGAGTCTTCGCGCAGTGCCGGCCGACACGTCCCGCTGCTCGTGAAGATCGCTCCGGACCTGGCCGACGAAGACATTGCGGACGTCGCACGCTTGGCAACGGAGTTGGAGCTGGATGGCATCATCGCCACCAACACCACCATTTCTCGTGAAGGCCTGAAGAAGGACGCTCAAGAGGTAGCCGAAATCGGCGCCGGCGGACTCTCCGGTGAACCGTTGAAGGCCCGCTCGCTCGAAGTACTGAAGCAACTCCGCGCCGTTCTGCCACGTGAAACCACCGTTGTCTCGGTTGGTGGTGTCACGAGTGCAGAAGACGTGATTGAGCGCCTGCAGGCCGGCGCCAACTTGGTTCAGGGTTACACCGCGTTCCTCTACGAGGGTCCATTCTGGGCATGGCGCATCAACGCCGGACTCAAGAAGGCGCAGCGAACCGGACGTCTCAACAGCAACAAGGCGCTGTAGCGGCGCGAGGCAGCGTCGTCGTACTCAAAAAATTAGCCGGATCGCTCATCAACGAGCAGGTCCGGCTAATTTTCTATCGAGCCAAATAGTTACTGAGGGTATTCGCCGCGCGCAACCTGTGGCTTCGGCAAACGGAGCTTGCGGAACTGCATGCCGCGGGTAGCCGCGTACCAGAGGACGCCGCGCTCTACCTGGCCGAACTTCTCGATCAGGCGCTTCTTGAGCTTGCGGGTCATGATGAACGTGTCCACCACGGTAATGAGCAAGACAGCCCACATAGCCAACGTGATGTAGGTCTGGACGTTGATGTCCTGAATAACCAAAGCAACGATGATGAACGCCAAGAGAACGAACATCAAGTACTCAGAAATCATGTAGCGGGCGTCAACGAAAGCACGCGCGAAACGGCGCTGCTCGCCGCGGTCCTTAGGCAAGAGGTAACGCTCGTCGGCGGTCTCGTTCGCGAGGCGGAACTGGCGCTGGCGCTCTTCGCGTTCCTTGAGGCGCTGCTCTTTGCTGAGCTTGCGATCGCTTGGAACCAGCGGACGCTTGTTTTGAGCCTGCTGCACAGAGCGCTTAGGCGTGGGTGCACCCTTTCCAGCCTGGGCGTCACGCTGCGTGACTACCGGCTCAGGAGTGACAGGGGAATCGGTCTCATTTTTCTTACGTCCAAACACCCGGCAATCCTACCGGTCAGTGGATAGAGTGAAGAAATGGCATTGAATCCTGTTAACCCTGACACCACTGTAGATATTGACGCCATCCGTCAGATCGTGTCCCAAAATTTCCCTGAGAGCTTGGACCAGCTCATTGCGCTCGCGCGGATTCCGTCCGTCGCGTGGGAGTCTTTCGACGCTTCCAAGGTGCAAGAGAGCGCCGAGGCCGTTGCCGCCCTCGCGAAGTCCGTCGGCTTTGACGATGTCCGCATTGCGACGGCCCCTACTGACGAAGGCAAGCAGGGATACCCCGCAGTCCTCGCTCGCAAACCAGCCGCAGAGGGCAAGCCCACCATCCTGCTCTACGCGCACCACGACGTGCAGCCGCCGGGGGATCGCGCCCTCTGGGATTCCGAGCCCTTCGAGCCAGAACTCCGCGGTGATCGCTTGTTTGGTCGCGGCGCGGCTGATGACAAGGCCGGCGTCATTGCTCACATTTCTGCGGTGCGAGCGCTTGAAGTTGCGATGCCAGGCCACGGTCTGGGCATTTCACTCTTTATCGAGGGTGAAGAGGAAGCCGGCTCGCCGTCCTTCCGCAATTTCTTGGAGGAGAACCGCGCTGACCTCGCCGCTGACGTCATTGTGGTGGCCGACTCCGCGAACTGGGCCGTTGGAACGCCGGCACTGACCACCTCGCTGCGCGGAATGGTTGCCGGGGAGTTCGAGATCCGCGTCTTGGAGCACGCCGTGCACTCAGGCATGTTTGGCGGTCCCGTTTTGGACGCGCCGCTACTCGCCGCGCGTTTGGTTGCTTCCTTGCACGACGACGATGGCAACGTCGCGATTAAAGGCTTGCTTTCGAAGGAAGAAGCGGACGTTGATTACGACGACGCTCAGTTCCGTTCCGATTCATCCGTAGTGTCTGGCTATCAGTTGGCGGGCACCGGAAAGCTCACGGACCGCTTGTGGAATAAGCCAGCGATCTCTTTGATCGGCTTGGACATGGTGAGCGTCGCAGAATCAGCAAACGCATTGATTCCGAGCATTCGAGGCAAGCTCAGCATGCGCCTTGCCCCCGGCCAGGATGCCGCCGCAGCTGGCGCCGCATTGAAGAAGCACATTGAGTCCTTGGATCTGCGCGGCGCTCACGTGTCGTTCAAGCTGACGGAAGAGGGCAGCTCCTACTTCCAGGACGCAGAGAACGACGCCGCAGCTCGCCTCATGAACGACTGCTTGCGGGACGCTTGGGGAACCGAGCCCGTGAACACGGGTATTGGCGGAAGCATCCCGTTCATCGCGGACCTCAAGGAACTGTACCCGTCGGCGCACATTCTGATCACGGGCGTTGAAGATCCGGACTCGCGTGCCCACAGCGCTAACGAGTCGTTGCACGTTCCGGAGTTTGAGAAGGCGATCGTCGCGGAATCACTCTTGCTGGCGCGTTTGGCCAACAACGGTCTCGGCGAATAGTTCATCCCAGAACTAGCGCGAGCTAGTACGGGAACAAGCCGCTGGGTCGAGGTGTTACACACTATGCGAAGGTTTGGTGCGGCAACTCGACCCTTGCGGACGTAAGATTGATGCAACAACGCGGCCTTTGATTTATGGGCCGTGAGAAAGAGAGTGAACTAGATATGAGTACTGTCACCAACGATGTTCAGGCCTCCGCTGAGGAGATGCCAACTCACGAAGTACAGCTCTCCGAGGTAGCAGCTGACAAGGTACGTAGCTTGCTCGAGCAGGAAGGTCGCACTGACCTCCGCTTGCGTGTAGCTGTTCAGCCTGGCGGCTGCTCTGGCTTGATCTACGAGCTGTACTTTGACGAGCGCGTCTTGGATGGCGACGCCGTTCGCGACTTCGATGGCGTAGAAGTCATCGTGGACAAGATGAGCGTTCCGTACCTCAACGGCTCATCTATTGATTTTGAGGACACGATCAGCAAGCAGGGTTTCACGATTGATAACCCGAACGCAGGCGGATCGTGCGCTTGTGGTGACTCATTCCACTAAGCGAACCTGACTTGGGACTACGCTCCGGAATGTCATTTAGGCGTGCCGGAGCGTTGTTTTCCTTTTTCTGCGCGCAGAAGAGGGTAAGCTCTACAGGGAGTAGTAGAAGAACAACGAACGATTGAAGATTCCAACGAGTCAGGGAGTGGGAAAGTTCCCACGGTCTCGCTGGGAACTTCATCGGAATCGCCGCACCAACGAAGAGGAAGGGCCGTCTGTGAGTTCGCAAGATCGAACCGGTAGCCGCCGGACGGTAGCAAAGGTCACCGCCATTGCCGCCGCGGGCACGCTGCTGTTGACGGGTTGTTCGGAAGAAGTTCAGCGAGGCTGGCTTCCGAACGTCGTAAAGGACACCACAAACCACACTGGAGCAATTCAAGAGTTATGGGTTAACTCATGGATCGCGTCTTTGATCATCGGTTTGCTCACTTGGGGTTTGATGCTCTGGTGCATCATCGCCTACCGTCGCCGTAAGGGTGACGAAGGCTACCCACGCCAGTTGAGCTACAACCTGCCAATGGAAATCTTCTACACGGCAGTTCCGATCGTCATCATTCTTGCTTTCTACAGCTTCTCCAACTCGGTTCAGCACAAGATTGACGCTCCTGTTGACTCGCCGCTCGTCATCGACGTTCGTGCAAAGCAGTGGGCTTGGGACTTCAACTACAAGTACGAAGGCGAAGAGAAGTACTTCGCTGGCGTACAGGCACACTTGGATGGCACTGAAGGCACCAAGGAAAAGCTCCCAACCTTGTACTTGCCAGTGAACGTCCCAGTGACTTTCGAGTTGAACTCGCGCGACGTCATTCATTCTTTCTGGATCCCGGCCTTCTTGCAGAAGCTCGACATGATCCCAGGCAAGACCAACCACATCTACCTCACTCCTCAGACCGAGGGTACGTTCGACGGTAAGTGTGCAGAGCTTTGCGGTGAATACCACTCGGAAATGCTTTTCAACGTCAAGGTTGTCTCTGAAGAAGAGTTCAAGCAGTACTTGGCAACGCTTCCTGACGGACAGATCGGTGAGGAATACGACCGTAAGCCGGACGTCGTCAACAGCACTACCCAAGGCGAAGGGGAGTAGACACAATGACTACTTACGAATACGCCACGGATGAAGCGAAGGCCATCTCGCCTCGCGTTGTCCCGGTGTCGAAGGGTCGTATCGTCGTTGACTGGATCACGACGACAGACCACAAGAAGATCGGTTACCTCTACCTGATCACCTCGTTCTTGTTCTTCTGCATCGGCGGTGTCATGGCTCTCATGATCCGTGCCGAGCTGTGGGAACCAGGAATGCAGATCCTTCAGACGAAGGAACAGTACAACCAGCTCTTTACGATGCACGGCACGATCATGTTGCTCATGTTCGCAACGCCATTGTTCTCGGGCTTTGCCAACGTTTTGATGCCACTTCAGATTGGTGCTCCTGACGTTGCGTTCCCACGTTTGAACGCTTTGGCCTACTGGCTGTACTTGTTCGGCTCTGTTATTGCAGTCGCCGGCTACATCACCCCCCAGGGTGCTGCATCGTTCGGTTGGTTCGCATACGCACCGCTTGCCTCCACCACCTTCAGCCCTGGCGTGGGTGGCGACCTCTGGGTCTTCGGTCTGGCACTGTCCGGTTTCGGTACCATCCTTGGTTCCGTCAACTTCATCACCACGATCATCACGATGCGCGCTCCTGGCCTGACCATGTGGCGTATGAGCATCTTCACGTGGAACACGCTCATCACGGCATTCTTGATCATCATGATCTTCCCGCCGTTTGCTGCTGCACTGTTCGCGCTAGGTGCTGATCGCCGCTTCGGCGCACACGTCTTCGACCCTGAGCACGGCGGTCCAATCCTCTGGCAGCACTTGTTCTGGTTCTTCGGTCACCCCGAGGTTTACGTGTTGGCCCTGCCGTTCTTCGGTGTGGTTTCTGAAATCTTCCCGGTCTTCTCTCGTAAGCCAATCTTCGGCTACAAGGGTCTGATCTTCGCGACGATTTCCATCGCTGCACTGTCCGTATCCGTATGGGCACACCACATGTACGTCACCGGCGCCGTCTTGCTTCCGTTCTTCGGATTCATGACGATGCTCATCGCAGTTCCAACCGGTGTGAAGTTCTTCAACTGGATCGGCACCATGTGGCGAGGATCCATCACCTTCGAAACGCCAATGCTTTGGTCGATCGGCTTCTTGGTGACCTTCCTCTTCGGTGGTCTGACCGGTATCACGCTCTCGGCTCCGCCACTCGACTTCCATGTCTCTGACACCTACTTCGTGGTTGCACACTTCCACTACGTGGTCTTCGGTACCGTGGTCTTCGCAATGTTCGCTGGCTTCTACTTCTGGTGGCCAAAGTGGACGGGCAAGATGCTCAACGAGCGCCTTGGCAAGATCCACTTCTGGCTCTTGTTCATCGGCTTCCACATGACGTTCCTCATCCAGCACTGGTTGGGCGTTATCGGTATGCCACGTCGCTACGCCGACTACATGGTTGAAGACAACTTCACGGCAATGAACCAGGTTTCCACGGTGGGCTCCATGATCTTGGCGCTCTCCATGGTTCCGTTCTTCTGGAACGTCTACACCACGGCTCGCAATGGTCGGAAGATCGAAGTTGATGATCCATGGGGCTTCGGTGCCTCGCTGGAATGGGCAACGTCTTGCCCTCCACCACGTCACAACTTCCACTCCATCCCACGCATCCGCTCAGAGCGTCCTGCGTTGGATCTGCACCATCCTGAGTTGTCGGCTTTCCGTTCGACTCCAACGAACCCCGCCGCGAAGATCTTCGGCCCAGCTGATCAGGGAGACAAGCGCTAATGAAAGTTGAAACTGGCATCTTTTTGGGTGGAGCCCTCTTCTTCCTTCCGATCGGAATCGTTTACGGTTTCTTGACGGACTTCAAGGAATGGGTTGGCTTCCCGGCCATCTTGATGGTCTCGATCATGTCGGCCTTCATCGGCTTCTACTTGTACAAGACCGCCAAGAGCGTCGGAATGCGTCCAGAGGACCGCGCTGACGGCGAGATTCACGAGAATTCGGGAATCGTCGGCGCGTTCAGCCCTTGGAGCTGGTGGCCAATCGCCCTCGCCGGCGGTGCAGCTATCGGATTCCTCGGATTGGCAGTTGGCTGGTGGATTCTCTTCATCGGCGCTGGCTTCTCGGCGATCGGTCTTGTCGGCTGGGTTTACGAATACAGCCGCGGAGATCACGCACACTAAGAATTCCGCAGTAAAGGGTGGGGCCCTGACTCAATAACGAGTCAGGGCCCCACCCTTTTTCGTACCCCGACAAAGTCAACTGCCATCCGCCAGAGAAGCAGTCCTTCAGTCACACGTCCATCGCCACACGTGGGCTGTAGATGATCAATAAAAGGGGAACGCCACTAGGGGAGTAGGTGCCCTTAGGATTGATGCATGCCATCCTCAATGCCGAAGTATCAACGTATTCGCCTTGAGCTCAAGCAGATGGCCGAGGAGCGCGCTACAAGTCGCGATCCCATTCCCAGCGAGCGTGATCTCAGCGTTCACTTTGCTGCAGCCCGTATGACCGTCCGCCGAGCTATTGACTCACTTGTTGAAGAAGGCGTCTTGGAACGTGTGGTAGGCGTTGGCACGTTCGTCTCCAGACCGAAGGTCGATCTACACGCGCGACTGACCTCGTACTCCGAAGAAATGCAACGACGTGGCATGGTGCCCACGGCTCGAGTGCTCCATTTCGACGAACGGTCCGCAAACACGGTTCTAGCGCGCGAAATAGAACTCACCGAGGGTGAACCCGTAATTCGCCTCCAGCGCCTTCTACTGGCCGATGGAGAGCCTATGAGCCTCGACGAGAACTATCTGCCGGCCAAGTACGTGCCGGGGATCCTCGATGAGCCTCCACCGTCGTCCCTCTATAACCTGCTGGAGGTCCGCTACGGCATTGTTATGCAGTGGGGTGAGGATCAGGTCGAGGCGACCGCTGCAACGCCCTCAGAGGCGCGTTTGCTGGGTATCGACGTAGGCATGCCACTCATGCGCATTCAACGCCATGCATTCGTGGGCCAACGGCTCATGGACTATTCCGTATCGCTGTACCGGGCTGACCGCTACAAGCTCTGGGTGCCACTCGAGCGCGTGAGGACAAGCACGCGGCGGCCTGCAGCCAGCCGCGATCTGTAAGCCCGTCTCAGAGCTGTATTTCTAGAACACGAGTCTTCCCTGACCCGCTTCGAGTATTTGTTGGTGTTGAGCTACGCCGGTGCAACGTAACGGGGTGGCTTGTGAAAAAGTGAAATATCCGACGATAGTGCGATTTCCTGCCAAGTGCAGCCGTTGAACAGCATTCTTGCCGGCTTGTAGCGCTGGGCCTGATCTTCGTAGGCCTTGTTTATTGCAAAGCCCGGAGGCCATTACTTTGGCGTACACGACAGGCGATACATCAAGAACCTCTACAATCCAGGGCTAGGGGTCTTGGTAGTAATGGGGACGGATTGAGCGCTAAGCCTCCAGGGTCGCTTTGGCGGTGGGGCGCCGTCCGATGCTTGCCTTGTCGAGGTGCCCGTAGATGGTGGAGCGCGGGACCTGGAGGAGGTCGGCGATGCGTTGGACCGTATGGGTCCCCGCGTCGTAGAGCTGCTGGGCGTGGTGGGCCTGGTCGGGGGTGAGTTTCGGGCGTCTTCCTCCTGTTCGCCCGCGGGCGCGGGCGGCGGCGAGTCCGTCGCGGGTGTTGGCGACGATGAGTTCTCGTTGCAGTTCGGCCAGGACTGAGAGCATTCCGAACATCGCACGTCCTTCCGCGGTCGTGGTGTCGATGCCCTGCTCAAGGACACGTAATCCCACACCACGCTCGCGGAGGGCCGCACCGAGGGTCACCAGGTGGAGCACCGAGCGTCCGAGCCTGTCCAGGCGGGTGATGACCAGCTGGTCGCCTGCGCGGTTGGCCGAGGCGAGGGCCTTGTCGAGCTCGGGCCTGCTGGCCTTGGCACCGCTGGCATGGTCGAGGTAGATGTTTGCCGGGTCGACGCCGGCGCGGGCCAGGGCATCCGTTTGGTGGTCAGGGTTTTGGTCGGCGGTGGAGACCCGCGCGTATCCGATCAACATGTGTCGATAATACCGGTGCTGCATGGTTTGACGACGTTGATTTCCGGCACGGGTTTCAGACATTGTTTCCGCGGCGTGTCGCCGACAGGTTCGGGATGTCGTCAAATGACCGTTTCTCGACATGCTACGTCCAGTCGCGGTGTATCCCGCTTAGAGCAGACCCCGCTCCTGCTGTTTGGGTGGGCAGGGAACCGTTCCATAGGAGCAGAAAACGCAGCAGTCCCCCAACCGCTGGGCGTAGACGCTCCCCGCAGCCGGGGCATACCCAGAAGAACTGGCATGCGTCGGTCGGCATCTGAACGGAAGTGGCTACGCCGCACGACGGGCACGACACCACGGAGTTTAATTCGACGGACATCTCTAGGCTCTCCATGGGTTGGCAGAAAATGCGGTTGACGGCCCCGATTGTCTGGCTGACCGGTCAGCCGATGAAAGCGGGCAGGAATCGCAGAAAGACCGACCCTGCGACCAAGACGTAGGCGATGGCCACGAGCGTTCCGGCCCAGTCGGCGGCGAACCTGGTCACGGCCCGGGGCGCGGGAATGATGCCGTGGACGAGGTTGCGGACCGTGAGCAGGATAAACAAGGGGATCATCGCCGCCCACACGACCATGCAGTACAGGCACAGGATATAGATCTCGAAGAGGGCCTGGCTCCAGAGCCAGATCACGAACACCGTCCCCAGGCTCACCCCAACCTGTAGCCCTGCCCAGTACCAGCGTCCCGGGGAAGCCCCGGAGAGCACCATCATGGCGGTGGCCAGGATGAGCGCGAAGGCGACGATGCCGATCAGCGGGTTGGGGAAGCCGAAGAGTTCGGACTGCCAGGTGCCCATGACCCTCCCGCAGGAAACCCACGGGTTCACGTCGCAGCTGGTGATGTGGCCAGGGTTCTTGTACAGGGCCAGGCGCTCCAGGACGAGGATGGCCGAGGCGACCCAGCCCACGGCCCCGGAGATCAGCAGCACGAGGCCGAAGGCACGGGGGAGGGCGAATCGGGGAACCCGGACGGATGGTTCCCGGGGGCCTGCCGCGTGGTCATCGGTTCTCGGTGTGGTCATGGTGTCTTCTTCCGGTTCCAGGGACGGGGTTTAGTTGGCGGCGGCTTCGGCGATGGCGGCCTGGAACTGTTCCAGGCTCTGGACCGTGAGCATCTTGCCGTCGAGGAAGAAGGTCGGGGTGCCGGTCACGCCCAGGGCCTTCCCGTCGGCGATGTCGAGCTTTACGCGTTCCTCGGTGGTCGGGTCGGCGACGGCCGCGTCGTAGGCGGCCATATCGAGTCCGAGGTCTTCGGCATAGGTGCGGAACAGGGCGCTCTTGTTCTCGGCGGATTCGCCCCACTGGGCTTGGGTGTCGAACATCTTCTTGTACATCGGTTCGTAGGCGTCCTGCTGGGCTGCGGCCTCCACGGCCACGGCGGCGTTCGTGGAGTTCAGGTGCCCTGGCAGCGGGAAGTAGCGGTGGACGAAGGTGACGTTCTCCGAGTACTCGGCGCGCAGCTCCTCGACGAACGGGTAGGCCGCACCGCAGGCTTCGCATTCGTAGTCCAGGAACTCCACCAGGACCGCCTTCTCGCTTGGTGCTTGGGAAAGCACCCGGCTGTTCTCCCGGACGACCTGCTGTTCGGTGGT
Encoded here:
- a CDS encoding quinone-dependent dihydroorotate dehydrogenase, translating into MRFYPTFFKVFFSGMDPEKAHHVGFSMVRAAEKAGASAVLRRLTSPDQSLERTVMGLRFPSPFGLAAGFDKEGHGTTALCDLGFGHIEVGTVTAIAQPGNPQPRLFRLVEDKAVINRMGFNNPGAVAVAPRIKESLKHLSRRFGGTRPIIGINIGKSKVVELEDAVEDYRQSTRTLAPLADYMVVNVSSPNTPGLRLLQSVESLRPILDAVREESSRSAGRHVPLLVKIAPDLADEDIADVARLATELELDGIIATNTTISREGLKKDAQEVAEIGAGGLSGEPLKARSLEVLKQLRAVLPRETTVVSVGGVTSAEDVIERLQAGANLVQGYTAFLYEGPFWAWRINAGLKKAQRTGRLNSNKAL
- a CDS encoding isoprenyl transferase, producing MTGTYQAPYTHPSGATVPKMDPRFVPQHVAIVMDGNGRWANQRGLPRTEGHRAGEAALLDVMAGAVEMGIKYVSVYAFSTENWKRSPEEVRFLMGFSRDVLRRQRDTLNSWGVKIRWAGRKPRLWSSVVKELQDAEKLTANNTGTQLTMCVNYGGRAEIADAISKLAEDVKRGKLSPNGITERTLNRYLYAPEMPDVDLFLRTSGEQRTSNFLLWQSAYAEMVFMDVLWPDVDRTTLWAAVEQYAQRDRRYGGAVDQASQS
- a CDS encoding dipeptidase; translation: MALNPVNPDTTVDIDAIRQIVSQNFPESLDQLIALARIPSVAWESFDASKVQESAEAVAALAKSVGFDDVRIATAPTDEGKQGYPAVLARKPAAEGKPTILLYAHHDVQPPGDRALWDSEPFEPELRGDRLFGRGAADDKAGVIAHISAVRALEVAMPGHGLGISLFIEGEEEAGSPSFRNFLEENRADLAADVIVVADSANWAVGTPALTTSLRGMVAGEFEIRVLEHAVHSGMFGGPVLDAPLLAARLVASLHDDDGNVAIKGLLSKEEADVDYDDAQFRSDSSVVSGYQLAGTGKLTDRLWNKPAISLIGLDMVSVAESANALIPSIRGKLSMRLAPGQDAAAAGAALKKHIESLDLRGAHVSFKLTEEGSSYFQDAENDAAARLMNDCLRDAWGTEPVNTGIGGSIPFIADLKELYPSAHILITGVEDPDSRAHSANESLHVPEFEKAIVAESLLLARLANNGLGE
- a CDS encoding DUF3043 domain-containing protein, which codes for MFGRKKNETDSPVTPEPVVTQRDAQAGKGAPTPKRSVQQAQNKRPLVPSDRKLSKEQRLKEREERQRQFRLANETADERYLLPKDRGEQRRFARAFVDARYMISEYLMFVLLAFIIVALVIQDINVQTYITLAMWAVLLITVVDTFIMTRKLKKRLIEKFGQVERGVLWYAATRGMQFRKLRLPKPQVARGEYPQ
- a CDS encoding alpha/beta hydrolase — translated: MSDSSDANSVPEEVVGGSFAADTLAGEWRPDILGEDFEYSSLHFQDDDEGPVSATIVRYRPDAPQETDSTRVQAVLYIHGWSDYFYHRRLAEYWHARGYHFFALDLRRFGRSLREWSTPGFITDLSEYDEDLSAAISAIRESLADQGSVEIVGMAHSTGGLVLSLFASRHPEIFKALILNSPWLEFYGSSPLRNTVASVLTPLARRNPRQLVKLPEVDHYWRSLSKEAEGEWDLHPLWRPRLAFPIRAGWLLAILNGHTLVSKGLNIEVPILALYAERSKLGLSFVPEMMSADSVLDVDVNLKRVLSLGRRVTVVRISDGMHDIFSSTALVRESAYEEITRWADGYLR
- the recO gene encoding DNA repair protein RecO — encoded protein: MSRNASFAARSYRTHGIVLRTYKLGEADRIIVMLSPEYGQIRAVAKGVRRTSSKLGATLEPFMLVDAQIVHGRTLDIITQAQLQRPYGQLIAADYTLFTTANVMAETAERLTQTDDESSAVQYRLFHGALAALSRNQHNPSRVLDSYLLRALAAEGWAPNFSECVKCGRPGPHASVNIVLGGSVCVDCKPSGSLSPGPSAVMLLAALLAGDWDLIDAADMADQRAASGIVTGYVQWHLERALTSMRHIERTT